TTCTTTAACCTAAAATATTTGTGTCAAGTAAAACCATCTCAAACAAGCAAAACAACCCACATCATATATCTGTTACTCAAGATTTTGCAAAATCATCAACTACCCGTTTCCCTCTTCTAGGTTCCAGTAGAACGAGAAGTAACTAAAGGAAAAGAACGCTGAACACCCATCAGATAATAAGTAACTTAAGAGTAGAGCGTCTTCTATCCATATTCTTTTGTTAAAATCATAAAATTTATGGAATGTTCAGATTCTCTTTTTGAGCAACTGATTAACCATCATATCATGAATTTATCGGGTCAAGGAATTGATTTTAGAGATCATAAAAGGAACTATTGCTGTTACAGTGCATTTTGTTTCCAACCTTAATAGATGCTGCACTGAAACATTTATACATACAGTTCCTCCTGATACCTCGGTAGGTATTCATTCTCTTATCTAGCAAGCTTGCTCAATCGTTTTGCTATCTTAAATAAAGCTTAAATGACCACTAGGTGCCATAACTTTTACTGTCAAGTTGTTTTATATAGAAAACATTCTACGGCACTCTCAGTCTTCTTCCAACAGCTATCTTTAAGTCCAAGTGAAAATACCAGTTTTAGTCAATAGCTGATATGTTTGACTTGTTATATGCTCTTAGGCTCAACTTCATGGTCCAAATTGTTTTATCATATCAGCGCCCGATTTCTCATTCTCAGTGTTCTGGAAGCAGACCAATGTACAATATATGTTACTTTTTCTCCTTAGGAAAAGCTTAAAAATATATCACATACATTGTTGAAGAGAGGATCCAGCAGTGTTTTGGCATTGGGAGTTGCTATAACTCTCAGGTTTGGGAACTTCTTTGAGAGAGGCTTTAATGTCTTGAGATGACAATGATCATCGAGGCTTTGTGTAATGAGCAAGCAGTCTATCACTGGAAGGTCATCAAGCTGCTCTACAAACACCATAAGATCCCAGACTATTTCAGTATATGTAGATAAATAGTCAATATAGAGCTATTTAATGGGAAAATGGCCCATTCCACTGACCTGGAAATTCTTGAGAACTTTCTTGGCAGCATCATAGAGCCAAGGAATTCCAAAATCCAAGTTACCCACCAAGATTGGATCAACCAGAAGTTTGAGTCCTCCCACTTCCCACAACCAGCTATTCCCCTAAACACACAAATAGAATTAACTTGAGCACAATAATGATTCTGAGAGAGCAGCAAAGAATAATACAGCAATATAATCAAGATAGAAAATGCACCTCCAAGTAAGTCAATCTGAACATATCGGTACCAGAATAATTAGACTCTACAGCTTTCTTGTCAGAAACCAAGGCAGAGATGACTGTGGGCAACCTATAAAGCAAGTTTCTAACTTTTTCAGAATTGCAGTGTATATTTATTGTATACAAAAAAGAAATGAGGAAAAGATAAATAGACCTGGGAGCTGATGAGAACTTTAATTTGGTAGAATCAACATAAAAGAGAGCCTTTTGGGTTGCAGGGAAAGGGGCAAATGAAGAGAACGATGATGAGGGTATCTCTTTACTAGGCCTGCAGGTGAAGTATGGAACAAAATTGCATTGAATAGCCATGGATGCTCAAGTACAATTGAGCTGATGTTACTGATAATGGACCTAATTTGGTATTTGTTCCCGCTAATTCGTTGTGGATATATATGATTCTCAAACCAATCCAAATGCTCTCCAAATTTCAACATAAACTCCCCTGGGAACACATGGTTCAGGTTTTGCCATTTGGCGGAGGCTGCTGCATAAATTTGTGAGGTTCACCCATATATCATATTCTCCTTCATATTGAAAGTTGAAACACCATCCTTATATATCTAATAGTGTGTGCGTTGCACCGTCCAAATTATCAAAAAAAATTAC
This sequence is a window from Nicotiana tomentosiformis chromosome 5, ASM39032v3, whole genome shotgun sequence. Protein-coding genes within it:
- the LOC104085886 gene encoding uncharacterized protein; the encoded protein is MAIQCNFVPYFTCRPSKEIPSSSFSSFAPFPATQKALFYVDSTKLKFSSAPRLPTVISALVSDKKAVESNYSGTDMFRLTYLEGNSWLWEVGGLKLLVDPILVGNLDFGIPWLYDAAKKVLKNFQLDDLPVIDCLLITQSLDDHCHLKTLKPLSKKFPNLRVIATPNAKTLLDPLFNNVIYLEPGQDSEIEVSNGFQVNIKATAGPVLGPPWQRPENGYLVTSPKGALTLYYEPHCVYNKTFLEKYKADIVITPVIKQLLPNFTLVSGQEDAVQLANLLSAKFVVPMKNGDLDSKGFLASIVQAEGTMESFKELLSKELPDAKVLEPAPGEPLDISIAVQGQ